The Trichosurus vulpecula isolate mTriVul1 chromosome 4, mTriVul1.pri, whole genome shotgun sequence genome contains a region encoding:
- the LOC118847221 gene encoding forkhead box protein I2-A-like has protein sequence MKFPRQPSASPLGPSGQQHPPSAQELLYLAVYGDHLSLYQPGLPQHPHPSSRDLSAPSTGFGLSDYGGAGANSYLWLNGPTLSQPSYLPS, from the coding sequence ATGAAATTTCCAAGGCAGCCGTCAGCCAGCCCACTGGGGCCCTCGGGCCAGCAACATCCCCCCAGTGCCCAGGAGCTGTTGTATTTGGCCGTCTATGGAGACCACCTGAGCCTCTACCAGCCAGGACTACCACAGCACCCTCACCCCTCGTCAAGAGACCTCTCGGCGCCCTCCACGGGCTTCGGGCTCTCTGACTACGGCGGTGCGGGAGCCAACTCCTACCTGTGGCTCAATGGGCCGACCCTCAGCCAGCCCTCGTACCTGCCCAGCTAG